A single Paenibacillus kribbensis DNA region contains:
- the secD gene encoding protein translocase subunit SecD: MKRILSFIVVVLITTGVMVGTSPGLLNSLKLGLDLKGGFEILYEAQPLEAGQRVTSQSLIQTAQSLERRINALGTTEPEVTTEGSNRIRVRLAGVSNEAEVRSMLKKPAELTFRSATAADAKKPGQYSKIELRGNDFVENGAVVGYNQLNQPEISIKVKDKAKFAEITKRLLNKELAIFLDNDLLSAPTVRGELTDGSASITGNYTREEANKLADTINLGALPLKLTEKYSQSVGATLGQLSLDQTIRAGLIGSIIILVFMIAMFRVPGIIASFCLIVHTWLVLAIFYLGGFVLTLPGIAAFVLGIGMAVDANIITYERIKEEIKSGKTIRSSVIAGSKASFRTVMDANITTIIAAAVMFGLGTGSVRGFALVLIVDIVTSILTNIFFSRFLLNLLVKADAVKKPSYFGVKESDISAL, from the coding sequence ATGAAAAGAATTCTAAGTTTCATCGTGGTCGTGCTCATAACAACTGGTGTTATGGTCGGGACAAGCCCGGGCCTACTGAACAGTTTAAAACTAGGCCTCGATTTAAAGGGAGGCTTTGAAATTTTATATGAAGCCCAGCCTTTGGAAGCAGGGCAGCGTGTCACCAGCCAGTCTCTTATACAAACAGCTCAAAGTCTGGAGAGACGGATTAACGCGCTTGGTACGACTGAGCCGGAAGTAACAACAGAGGGCAGCAACCGTATTCGCGTGCGGCTTGCTGGTGTCTCTAATGAAGCAGAAGTTCGCTCCATGCTGAAAAAGCCTGCCGAGCTGACATTCCGCAGCGCAACGGCAGCGGATGCTAAAAAGCCGGGTCAATACAGCAAAATTGAGCTCCGCGGTAATGATTTTGTGGAGAATGGTGCTGTTGTTGGCTATAACCAGCTGAACCAGCCTGAAATTAGCATCAAAGTGAAGGACAAAGCCAAATTTGCAGAGATCACAAAGCGGCTTCTTAACAAAGAGTTAGCTATTTTCTTGGATAATGATTTACTATCTGCACCGACAGTACGTGGAGAATTGACGGATGGCAGTGCCTCGATTACAGGTAATTACACTCGTGAAGAAGCGAACAAGCTGGCAGATACGATAAACCTGGGAGCTCTTCCGCTTAAACTTACGGAAAAATATTCTCAGAGCGTAGGTGCTACATTGGGTCAGCTGTCACTGGATCAAACGATCCGTGCTGGCTTGATCGGCTCGATCATTATTCTGGTATTTATGATTGCGATGTTCCGTGTACCAGGAATAATTGCCAGCTTCTGTCTCATCGTTCATACCTGGTTGGTGCTTGCGATCTTCTATTTGGGTGGCTTCGTGCTTACGCTTCCGGGTATCGCAGCCTTCGTGCTCGGGATCGGGATGGCGGTCGATGCCAATATCATCACGTATGAACGGATTAAAGAAGAAATCAAGTCAGGCAAAACGATTCGTTCTTCTGTCATCGCAGGCAGTAAGGCCTCGTTCCGTACTGTTATGGATGCCAATATTACGACAATTATAGCAGCAGCAGTCATGTTTGGACTGGGAACAGGTTCCGTTCGTGGATTCGCTCTCGTACTCATCGTTGATATTGTCACCAGTATCTTGACAAATATCTTCTTCTCCCGCTTCTTGCTCAATCTGCTGGTTAAAGCGGATGCTGTGAAGAAGCCAAGTTATTTTGGTGTGAAGGAGAGTGATATCAGTGCGCTTTAA
- the secF gene encoding protein translocase subunit SecF: MRFNWDYKYVKMSKWFYTFSIIITLLGILSLSIFGLNYGVDFRSGSNVDVNLTKVVTQEQIQTLLDKKGIGKEVDYTPGKERFGIRFSQVLTDQQVNDFKTSFNKELDPKASFEVNTVDTEMAQELERNAIWAILLASVAIAVYISIRFEWRFAVAAIVSLLHDAFLVISIFSIFRLEVDLTFITAILTIVGFSINDTVVIFDRIRENLRFAKKKSRADLEQVVDHSIAQTMTRSLATVFTVFIASVCLFIFGGESIRMFSLAMVIGLLFGAYSSIFIASPLWVALKGKQKTPTAGGGTVKTAKS, translated from the coding sequence GTGCGCTTTAATTGGGACTATAAATATGTCAAGATGAGCAAGTGGTTTTATACCTTTTCGATTATTATCACATTGCTCGGTATTTTGAGTTTGTCAATATTCGGTTTGAATTACGGGGTTGATTTCCGTTCCGGCTCCAACGTGGATGTCAATTTGACCAAGGTAGTTACGCAGGAGCAGATTCAAACTTTGCTGGACAAGAAGGGAATCGGCAAAGAGGTAGATTATACACCGGGTAAAGAGCGCTTCGGCATTCGTTTTTCACAGGTATTGACGGACCAGCAAGTGAATGATTTTAAAACCTCTTTCAATAAAGAGCTTGATCCAAAGGCTTCATTTGAGGTCAATACGGTAGATACGGAAATGGCCCAAGAACTGGAGCGAAATGCAATCTGGGCAATCTTGCTGGCCTCAGTGGCCATCGCTGTCTATATCTCGATCCGGTTTGAATGGCGTTTTGCCGTTGCAGCTATTGTTTCGTTGCTGCATGATGCGTTTCTTGTCATCAGTATTTTCTCCATTTTCCGCCTTGAGGTGGATTTGACCTTTATTACTGCAATTCTGACGATTGTCGGTTTCTCCATCAATGATACTGTCGTTATTTTTGACCGTATTCGGGAAAATCTGCGATTTGCGAAAAAGAAATCCAGAGCCGACTTGGAGCAGGTAGTCGATCATAGTATTGCCCAGACAATGACGCGTTCACTCGCAACCGTGTTTACTGTGTTTATTGCTTCCGTGTGCTTGTTCATTTTTGGGGGCGAGTCGATTCGGATGTTCTCGCTTGCGATGGTTATCGGCTTGCTGTTTGGTGCTTATTCTTCCATTTTCATTGCCAGCCCGCTGTGGGTAGCTTTGAAAGGGAAACAAAAAACGCCGACTGCTGGCGGTGGCACGGTCAAAACTGCAAAGTCTTAA
- a CDS encoding cation diffusion facilitator family transporter, whose product MNSERSRSLETAAWSGIVGNLALAVLKGTVGYAANSKALLGDALHTAADSAFRLQDLFSKGGTGHGVLARLRNGEKVRTVISVVLSILVLMSGLQLAISAVRSLSSPEPQAPDLYALITAFVALVLREALFQFQYRYSIKHGHKAEADLYANHERYSLYASLIALIGMIGAMTGKAMEWPALLYLDPTAALLVACMVLRKGYLMVMNTAYQAPARPLREEDSRGFMETIQRVYGIVTIEHFHAQEAGHFITVDVTISVNPRITVQEAQQIADRAKNLLLTRFPQVTHVQMQFIPYQAGYPYKSNHELPDNDVSSLLQ is encoded by the coding sequence GTGAATAGCGAACGCAGCCGATCATTAGAAACTGCAGCGTGGAGCGGGATTGTTGGTAATCTCGCACTTGCTGTTCTCAAAGGGACTGTCGGTTATGCGGCAAACAGTAAAGCATTGTTGGGGGATGCACTGCACACGGCTGCGGATAGTGCTTTCCGTTTGCAGGACCTGTTTTCCAAAGGTGGTACAGGACACGGGGTGCTGGCACGGCTGCGAAATGGTGAAAAGGTTCGGACTGTCATTTCTGTGGTGCTGTCTATTTTAGTACTGATGAGTGGTCTCCAGCTAGCGATCTCGGCTGTCCGCTCATTGAGCAGCCCGGAACCACAGGCTCCCGATCTGTATGCATTAATTACTGCTTTTGTTGCTTTGGTGCTGAGAGAGGCGTTATTTCAGTTTCAGTATCGCTACTCGATTAAGCATGGTCATAAAGCGGAAGCAGATCTGTACGCTAATCATGAACGATACTCGCTGTATGCATCACTGATTGCATTGATCGGCATGATCGGTGCAATGACTGGTAAAGCGATGGAGTGGCCGGCATTGTTATATCTTGATCCAACCGCAGCTTTGCTGGTAGCTTGTATGGTATTGCGTAAGGGTTATCTGATGGTGATGAACACCGCTTATCAGGCACCGGCGAGGCCCTTGCGGGAGGAAGACTCCCGAGGTTTTATGGAGACGATTCAACGGGTGTATGGTATTGTAACGATTGAACATTTCCATGCCCAGGAAGCGGGCCATTTCATAACAGTGGATGTAACGATTAGTGTAAATCCTCGGATTACGGTGCAGGAAGCACAGCAAATTGCCGATCGGGCTAAAAATTTACTGCTGACCCGTTTTCCACAGGTGACCCATGTACAAATGCAGTTCATTCCCTATCAAGCCGGATATCCTTACAAATCCAATCATGAACTGCCGGATAATGATGTGTCGTCCTTGCTGCAATAA
- the recJ gene encoding single-stranded-DNA-specific exonuclease RecJ: MLHSQYRWKTPEINLAAAQSLTEELGISPLLSRLLVNRGVTTAGEANRFLYGSVDDIHDPYLLLGMKEAVPRIRKALEHGEHILIYGDYDADGVSSTSLMIQLMRFLKASYDIYIPHRSNEGYGLHNHALDWAHQQGVTLVITVDTGISAVEQIDYATSLGIDVIVTDHHEPPAVLPKAYTLINPKLPGCPYPFKGLAGVGVALKLAQALLDEVPEEWFEIAAIGTVADLMPLHGENRAMVRRGIQSMKSSAFPGIRALLGVAGVDMPTVTSVNIAFALAPRINASGRLDHAGRAVSLLTTEQEEEADQLAHALDLLNRERQQVVERIVEQAEQQLAAKLNGGKLPSVIVLAGEGWNVGVVGIVASKLLERHYRPTIILGIDAETGMCKGSARSIPALDIYSALTDSHELMEHFGGHPSAAGMTLSRDNLELFEERLNRYAGSILIPEDLIPVAEADMVCRLDEVSLQAVEELELLQPFGMGNPSPRFVLQGLQLREARKMGREKNHVKLLLEQNGQSLDAIAFQRGDLADFLQQQTELDLLGELSINEWNGKRSLQLMMQDIRVQAPQIFDYRGVSNPIAELERGLNIFHPRVEERKNDVAVLVHPSSTLRPTGSVNTEFIWLYDKDGTVTPSNGQRDVQQSVKALFVLEPPETPEQLQAVWSTFENVENVFLLHSVSERAGRLVIPDRELFKRIYVVLSRMGTQPVDEKAMLPALSRQCSCSVRMLSKVLDIFEELEFMTRAEGQFCFVPNPPKRDLTTSPRYQELYDMAEMERYLLDSDTTQMTNWIMSLMKGAS, translated from the coding sequence TTGCTTCATTCGCAGTACAGATGGAAGACCCCGGAAATTAATCTGGCGGCGGCTCAGTCGTTAACAGAAGAGCTGGGGATTTCACCATTGTTGTCCCGGCTTTTAGTGAACCGGGGCGTCACTACAGCCGGGGAAGCAAACCGCTTTTTGTACGGAAGTGTGGATGATATACACGACCCTTATCTGCTTCTTGGCATGAAAGAGGCCGTGCCTAGAATTCGCAAGGCTCTGGAGCACGGAGAGCATATATTAATCTATGGCGATTATGATGCAGACGGAGTATCCAGTACATCATTGATGATTCAGCTTATGCGTTTCCTAAAGGCCTCTTATGATATTTATATTCCCCACCGTTCCAATGAGGGATACGGCCTGCACAATCATGCCCTGGATTGGGCTCATCAGCAGGGAGTTACGCTGGTCATTACGGTAGATACTGGAATTAGTGCAGTTGAGCAAATTGATTATGCAACATCCTTGGGTATCGATGTTATTGTGACCGATCATCATGAGCCGCCTGCTGTGCTTCCAAAGGCGTATACCTTGATTAATCCGAAGCTGCCCGGTTGTCCATACCCATTTAAAGGCCTTGCAGGTGTTGGTGTTGCTCTTAAGCTGGCGCAGGCACTGCTGGATGAGGTGCCTGAGGAATGGTTTGAAATCGCTGCTATTGGTACGGTAGCGGATTTGATGCCGTTACATGGCGAGAACCGGGCGATGGTACGTAGAGGGATTCAATCGATGAAAAGCTCTGCGTTTCCTGGGATTCGGGCGTTGCTTGGTGTAGCAGGTGTGGATATGCCTACAGTAACTTCTGTCAACATCGCATTTGCCTTGGCACCGCGTATTAATGCCAGTGGACGTCTGGATCATGCGGGACGAGCGGTTTCCCTGCTGACGACAGAACAAGAAGAAGAAGCGGATCAACTAGCGCATGCGCTCGATCTGCTTAACCGTGAGCGTCAACAGGTGGTCGAACGAATTGTGGAGCAAGCTGAGCAGCAGCTGGCGGCCAAGCTGAATGGAGGCAAGCTCCCCTCAGTTATTGTTTTGGCCGGTGAAGGCTGGAACGTGGGGGTCGTCGGCATTGTGGCGTCCAAGCTATTGGAACGCCATTATCGTCCAACCATTATTCTTGGGATAGATGCCGAGACAGGTATGTGTAAAGGTTCTGCTCGTTCTATCCCTGCATTGGATATCTACAGTGCTCTTACCGACAGCCATGAGCTGATGGAGCATTTTGGTGGTCATCCTTCGGCTGCGGGTATGACGCTGAGCCGTGACAATCTGGAATTGTTCGAGGAGCGGCTTAACCGCTACGCCGGTTCAATTTTGATACCGGAAGACCTTATTCCGGTAGCTGAAGCAGATATGGTTTGTCGTCTGGACGAGGTATCTTTACAGGCGGTTGAAGAACTGGAATTGTTGCAACCTTTTGGTATGGGGAACCCTTCTCCACGATTCGTATTACAGGGTCTTCAATTACGCGAGGCTCGTAAAATGGGACGTGAGAAAAATCATGTGAAGCTTCTGCTGGAACAGAACGGACAATCGCTGGATGCGATTGCCTTTCAGCGTGGCGATTTGGCTGATTTTTTACAGCAGCAAACCGAGCTGGACCTGCTGGGTGAGCTGTCCATTAATGAGTGGAATGGCAAACGGTCTCTCCAACTGATGATGCAGGATATTCGTGTGCAGGCCCCGCAAATTTTTGATTATCGCGGAGTCTCGAATCCTATTGCCGAGTTGGAACGAGGCTTGAACATTTTTCATCCGCGTGTAGAGGAGAGAAAAAATGACGTTGCGGTGTTGGTACATCCGTCATCCACACTTCGTCCAACGGGTTCTGTGAACACTGAATTCATATGGTTATACGATAAGGATGGTACTGTTACTCCCAGCAATGGTCAAAGGGATGTGCAGCAATCTGTGAAGGCACTGTTCGTGCTGGAGCCACCGGAAACGCCGGAGCAGCTACAGGCAGTATGGTCTACCTTTGAAAATGTAGAAAATGTATTTCTCCTGCACTCGGTCAGTGAACGTGCTGGTCGGCTCGTAATCCCTGACAGGGAGCTGTTCAAGCGTATTTATGTTGTGCTTTCCCGCATGGGAACACAGCCTGTTGACGAAAAAGCAATGCTGCCTGCTCTTAGTCGGCAGTGCTCCTGTTCAGTACGTATGTTATCCAAAGTGCTGGACATCTTCGAGGAGCTTGAGTTTATGACGCGTGCAGAAGGGCAATTTTGTTTTGTGCCCAATCCGCCCAAGCGCGATTTAACGACTTCTCCGCGCTATCAGGAATTATATGATATGGCTGAGATGGAGCGTTATTTACTGGATTCGGATACAACACAGATGACGAATTGGATCATGTCGCTGATGAAGGGCGCGTCTTAG
- a CDS encoding adenine phosphoribosyltransferase yields MDYKEYIRVIPDFPQPGISFKDITTLMKNGELYRKAINDMKELVSDLKIDLIAGPEARGFVVGAPLAYALGVGFIPIRKSGKLPGETIEEAYGLEYGKDMLAMHKDAIEPGQNVLIADDLLATGGTIATSVNLVRQLGGNVVGAAFLIELSELNGRAKLPDVDVFTLIKY; encoded by the coding sequence TTGGACTACAAAGAATATATTCGAGTGATTCCCGATTTTCCACAACCAGGGATTAGTTTTAAGGACATTACGACCTTGATGAAAAACGGTGAGCTGTACCGCAAGGCAATCAACGATATGAAGGAACTGGTATCGGATTTGAAAATTGATTTGATTGCGGGTCCCGAGGCACGCGGATTTGTCGTAGGTGCGCCCCTGGCCTATGCTCTTGGCGTTGGTTTTATTCCTATTCGTAAAAGTGGAAAGCTGCCTGGGGAAACCATTGAAGAAGCATATGGTTTGGAATATGGCAAGGATATGCTTGCTATGCATAAGGATGCTATTGAGCCAGGGCAAAATGTATTGATTGCAGATGACCTGCTTGCTACAGGTGGAACCATTGCTACATCTGTGAACTTGGTGCGTCAGCTTGGTGGAAATGTGGTGGGAGCTGCTTTTCTTATAGAGCTGTCTGAACTCAACGGTCGGGCAAAACTGCCTGACGTAGATGTGTTCACCCTGATTAAATATTAG
- the uraA gene encoding uracil permease, which produces MQREIQVNEKLPAGPGFLLSLQHLFAMFGSTVLVPNIFGVDPGMILLMNGIGTLLYIWICRGKIPAYLGSSFAFIAPVSLVLKSNPGVNGYAMALGAFIATGVIFCLVALVIKYAGTRWLDVVFPPAVMGSIVALIGLELVPVAAGMAGIINSDPTKAWSPDPKTITLSLVTLGVTILGAVLFRGFAKIIHILIGIVVGYVLAYFMGMVNTQAIADAPLFGHPVITTPVFNTSAMLTILPVALVVIVEHIGHLLVTSNIVGRELSKDPGLHRSLLGNGISTVISGFVGSTPNTTYGENIGVMALTKVYSVWVIGGAAVIAILLSFSGTFSAIVSNIPAPVMGGVSLLLFGVIAASGLRIFVEQKVDFAKPTNMLLATIVLVVGISGTTLTWGAVTLKGMALATIIGIVLSLFFKLIDVLGWSNDKTQEPLTEKTPD; this is translated from the coding sequence TTGCAACGCGAAATTCAAGTTAATGAAAAGCTTCCGGCAGGACCCGGGTTCCTGCTCAGCCTACAGCATTTGTTTGCCATGTTTGGCAGCACCGTGCTGGTGCCGAATATTTTCGGTGTCGATCCCGGCATGATTTTGCTGATGAACGGTATTGGCACACTGCTGTACATATGGATCTGCCGTGGCAAAATTCCCGCCTATCTCGGCTCCAGCTTCGCTTTTATCGCTCCCGTTAGTCTTGTGCTTAAAAGCAATCCAGGCGTTAACGGTTACGCTATGGCCCTCGGTGCTTTCATCGCAACGGGTGTTATTTTTTGCCTGGTCGCACTGGTGATCAAATATGCTGGAACCCGTTGGCTGGACGTGGTATTCCCACCCGCAGTCATGGGCTCCATTGTAGCTCTGATCGGACTGGAGCTGGTTCCGGTTGCAGCAGGCATGGCAGGCATTATCAATTCGGACCCTACTAAAGCATGGTCTCCAGATCCCAAAACCATTACCCTTTCCCTTGTTACACTCGGAGTCACTATTCTGGGTGCGGTACTGTTCCGTGGATTTGCCAAAATCATCCATATCTTGATCGGTATTGTGGTCGGCTATGTGCTTGCTTATTTTATGGGTATGGTCAATACACAGGCCATTGCGGATGCTCCCTTGTTTGGACATCCTGTCATTACCACTCCAGTATTTAATACTTCGGCTATGCTGACAATTCTTCCTGTCGCACTGGTCGTCATCGTGGAGCATATTGGTCATTTGCTCGTAACCAGCAACATTGTCGGACGCGAGCTGTCCAAAGATCCCGGCCTGCATCGTTCACTGTTGGGTAACGGTATTTCCACTGTGATTTCCGGCTTTGTCGGCTCTACGCCCAATACAACCTATGGTGAAAACATCGGTGTCATGGCACTAACGAAGGTGTACTCTGTTTGGGTCATTGGCGGAGCCGCAGTGATTGCCATCCTGCTCTCCTTCTCAGGCACCTTCTCAGCAATTGTTTCGAACATCCCGGCTCCAGTCATGGGCGGCGTATCCTTGCTGTTGTTCGGTGTCATCGCTGCCTCTGGTCTGAGAATCTTTGTCGAGCAAAAGGTGGATTTCGCCAAACCGACCAATATGCTGCTCGCTACCATCGTACTTGTTGTCGGAATCAGCGGTACGACACTCACTTGGGGCGCAGTTACCCTGAAAGGTATGGCGCTGGCAACAATCATCGGCATCGTCCTCAGCCTGTTCTTCAAGCTGATTGACGTGCTCGGCTGGTCGAATGATAAAACACAGGAGCCTTTAACGGAAAAAACACCGGATTAG
- a CDS encoding RelA/SpoT family protein → MGIEQLLKKAGAYTREADLIRIRDAYDFAEQAHSGQTRKSGEPYILHPLAVADIVVNMQMDTISIIAALLHDVVEDTTVSLAQIREHFGDTCAMLVDGLTKLERIQFRSKEEQQNENYRKMFIAMAQDIRVIVIKLADRLHNMRTLKYQSEESQRRIAYETLEIFCPIANRLGISAIKWEMEDIALRYLNPQQYYRIANLMHKKRAEREQFIDNVIVRIREKLEEMGIQADLSGRPKHIYSVFKKMTTKNKQFNEIYDLLAIRIIVDNIKDCYATLGIIHTLWKPMPGRFKDYIAMPKANMYQSLHTTVVGPNGEPTEVQIRTVDMHRTAEFGIAAHWAYKEGNGANNTNFEDKITFFREILELQNEAKDASEFVESLKMDFFSDLVFVFTPKGEVIELPAGSVPLDFAFRIHTEVGNRTIGSKVNGRIVPLDYRLKTGDIVEIMTSKHSYGPSQDWIKIAQSSHARSKIKQWFKKEKREENIEKGRENLERELKKRDIEPSVWMSDDKLQEAAAKFSFNDIEDMLSAIGFGGITAAQVCTRLTEKLRKEQEEARLIELTTEVKEYKPQGERKKTPTNGVSVRGVDNLLVRFARCCNPVPGDDIIGYVTRGRGVSVHRTDCPNIPAGTGEDQARVIEVEWEEAAEVNYSVDIEITGHDRNGLLNEVLQAISENKTSFSAVTGRTDKNKMAMIHITILIRNTDHLHSVVERIKRVKDVYTVHRIMQ, encoded by the coding sequence ATGGGGATAGAGCAATTACTTAAAAAGGCCGGGGCCTATACCAGAGAAGCAGATCTTATCCGCATCAGGGACGCCTATGATTTTGCCGAGCAGGCCCATTCGGGGCAGACGCGCAAGTCCGGTGAACCTTATATTCTGCATCCGCTTGCGGTTGCTGATATCGTCGTTAATATGCAGATGGATACCATCTCCATTATCGCCGCTCTTTTGCATGATGTTGTGGAGGATACGACGGTGTCTTTGGCGCAGATTCGCGAGCATTTTGGCGATACATGTGCGATGCTTGTCGATGGTTTGACGAAGCTGGAGCGTATCCAGTTCCGTTCCAAGGAAGAACAGCAGAACGAAAATTATCGAAAAATGTTTATTGCTATGGCACAGGACATTCGTGTCATTGTTATTAAGCTGGCGGACCGTTTGCATAATATGCGCACCTTGAAATATCAGTCGGAGGAAAGCCAGCGCCGAATTGCTTATGAAACGCTGGAGATTTTCTGCCCGATTGCGAACCGCTTGGGTATTTCAGCGATTAAATGGGAAATGGAAGATATTGCTCTTCGCTATCTGAATCCTCAGCAGTATTATCGCATCGCCAATTTGATGCATAAGAAACGGGCAGAGCGGGAGCAATTTATTGATAATGTTATTGTACGTATCAGGGAGAAACTGGAAGAAATGGGCATTCAGGCTGATCTTTCCGGGCGTCCCAAGCACATTTACAGTGTGTTTAAAAAAATGACAACGAAGAACAAGCAATTCAATGAAATATATGATTTGCTGGCGATTCGTATTATTGTGGATAATATTAAGGACTGTTATGCCACTCTGGGGATTATCCATACGTTGTGGAAGCCTATGCCTGGACGGTTTAAGGACTATATTGCCATGCCTAAGGCCAATATGTATCAGTCCCTTCATACAACAGTCGTGGGCCCCAACGGGGAACCTACCGAGGTGCAAATTCGCACGGTGGATATGCATCGCACAGCTGAATTCGGGATTGCGGCCCATTGGGCTTATAAAGAAGGCAACGGAGCCAATAACACGAACTTTGAGGATAAAATCACTTTTTTTCGAGAAATTCTGGAGCTGCAAAATGAGGCGAAGGACGCGTCGGAATTTGTGGAATCGCTCAAAATGGACTTTTTCTCGGACCTTGTGTTTGTGTTCACTCCAAAAGGGGAAGTCATTGAGCTGCCTGCCGGATCGGTTCCGCTGGACTTTGCTTTCCGTATTCATACTGAAGTTGGTAACCGAACGATTGGCTCCAAGGTAAATGGAAGAATTGTGCCCCTGGACTATCGGCTTAAAACCGGCGATATCGTCGAAATTATGACGTCCAAGCATTCTTATGGACCTAGTCAGGACTGGATCAAAATTGCCCAGTCCTCTCACGCGCGCAGTAAAATCAAGCAATGGTTTAAGAAAGAAAAGCGCGAGGAGAATATCGAAAAAGGCCGTGAGAATCTGGAGCGTGAGCTCAAAAAACGCGATATAGAGCCTTCGGTATGGATGAGTGACGATAAGCTTCAGGAAGCGGCAGCAAAATTCTCTTTCAACGATATAGAGGATATGCTGTCTGCGATTGGCTTTGGCGGCATCACCGCAGCTCAGGTCTGTACACGCCTGACAGAGAAGCTGCGCAAGGAGCAGGAAGAGGCACGGCTAATCGAGCTAACCACCGAGGTCAAGGAGTACAAGCCGCAGGGCGAACGTAAAAAAACACCGACCAACGGCGTCAGCGTCAGAGGAGTCGACAATTTACTCGTTCGTTTTGCACGATGTTGCAATCCCGTGCCGGGAGACGACATTATCGGTTATGTAACACGTGGCCGCGGCGTATCGGTTCACCGGACAGATTGCCCGAATATTCCTGCGGGTACGGGGGAAGATCAGGCTCGTGTGATCGAGGTTGAGTGGGAGGAAGCAGCAGAGGTCAATTACAGCGTCGATATTGAGATTACAGGACATGACCGCAACGGTCTGCTGA